CTGTCGCTTACTTCAATTATGAGTTTGGTTACTATCGGCATTTATGCCTTTTTAGTGCCATTAATGGTATTTTTTCTGCTCAAAGATAAAACAGAATTAATCGCTGGGGTAAGCCAATTCCTCCCTCGTAATCGCCACCTCGCCTCACAAGTTTGGCGAGAAATGAAACAACAAATCGCCAATTATATTCGTGGTAAAATCATTGAAATTGTGATTATGACCATTGTGAGCTATGGGATTTTTCTTTATTTTGGCTTATATTATCCTTTGTTATTAGCGGTAGGGGTAGGGCTATCTGTCTTAATTCCTTATATTGGTGCGGTTTTAATTACCATTCCTGTTACCATTGTGGCAGTTTCACAGTTCGGTATTTCTCCTACGTTTTGGTACATAATGGTTGCCTATACCATTAGCCAAATTTTAGACGGCAATTTACTCGTGCCTTTTCTTTTTTCGGAGGCAGTAAATCTACACCCCTTAACCATTATTATTGCGGTCCTGGTATTTGGTGGTTTATGGGGCTTTTGGGGCGTGTTTTTCGCCATTCCTCTGGCAACATTAGTTAAAGCGGTGGTTAATGCTTGGCCTGATAGTGAAGCACAACTTACCACTGAGCATATCATTAGCAAAAAATAATCGCAAAAATGACCGCACTTTCTATTGTTGTTTCAATTTAAAATAAGGCAAAGAGGCACGCCGAAAACAGTACAACAAGTACGGTAAGGCGTAC
Above is a window of Volucribacter amazonae DNA encoding:
- a CDS encoding AI-2E family transporter; the protein is MLEMLKTWYYRRFSDPQAMGLLAILLFAFIAIYFFSDLIAPLLIAIVLAYLLEWPIRFLSEKVKLPYGLALFLVLGGFLAFTLFTIIVLIPNLWNQMLNLLRDLPNMVNQFHTWVLSLPESYPELVDYALIDSFFTASRDKILTFAESALKLSLTSIMSLVTIGIYAFLVPLMVFFLLKDKTELIAGVSQFLPRNRHLASQVWREMKQQIANYIRGKIIEIVIMTIVSYGIFLYFGLYYPLLLAVGVGLSVLIPYIGAVLITIPVTIVAVSQFGISPTFWYIMVAYTISQILDGNLLVPFLFSEAVNLHPLTIIIAVLVFGGLWGFWGVFFAIPLATLVKAVVNAWPDSEAQLTTEHIISKK